Below is a window of Geomonas oryzisoli DNA.
CGTCTTCGGCAACATCCAGAACGTGGATTACGCCAAGGCGGGCGTGCTGCTGTCCCAGCAGACCACCGCCTTCAACGCCGCGCTTTCGGCCACCTCCAAGCTGAGCCAGCTTTCGCTTTTGGACTACATGAAGTAGGATTTTGCGGCATCCCCCACGCCACCAAGGGCCGTGTGAGCTGGCCAGGCTCGCACGGCCTTTTCAGTTTGTTTTTTGACGAGAGGTGGTGATAGCGCTAAAGCTTTCGGTGCAGCATCCGAAAAACAAACTATCTGCCGCAATCCGCAGGGGGAACCCCATGATCAAGGTGACAACACGAGACGGCTCCGAGATGTATCTGAACCCGGACCTGATAGAGCTCATCACGGAGACCCCGGACACGCACATCACCCTGTCCAACGGCAACCGGTACCTGGTGCTGGAGCCGGCACGGGTGGTGATCAGCCGGATCGTGAACTTCAAGGCACACCTGTTCCGGCAGGCGTCCTCCAGCGTGGCCCGGCGCTACCTGCGCAAAAGGGATGCGGAGAGCTACCACCCCAACTGCAGGATCTAACCGCTCGCACGCGAGCGTTTTCGCGATCCAGGAAACTATATGGATTTATCGACCATAATCGGAATCGTCCTGGGGCTCTTCGCCGTGTTCGGCGGCGCGGCCCTGGAAGGCCTGCACATGTCGGCGCTGATACAGCCGACGGCGGCCATGATCGTGCTCGGCGGCACCGCGGCGGCGACCATCGTCAGCTTCCCGCTGCCGATCCTGATGGCCGCGGTGAAGGACCTGAAGAAGGTCTTCATGCCCCCCAAGGAAGACCCCGAGGCGGTGATCAAGAACATCATCAACTACGCCGCCAAGGCTCGCAGAAACGGCCTGATCTCCCTGGAGCAGGAAGCGCAGACGGTCAAGGATTCCTTCACCAAGAAGGGGATCTCGCTGGTCGTCGACGGCATCGACCCGCAGAAGCTCAGGGAGACCATGGAGATCGAGCTGACCTCCTTCGAGTCCCACGGCAAGCACAGCGCCGAGGTCTTCGAGTCGGCCGGCGGCTTCGCCCCCACCATCGGCATCATCGGCGCCGTGCTCGGCCTGATCCACGTCATGAGCAACCTTTCCGACCCCTCCAAGCTCGGGGGCGGCATCGCCGTCGCCTTCGTCGCCACCATCTACGGCCTGATGACCGCCAACATCTTCTGCATTCCCTTCGGCACAAAGCTGAAGATCCGCCTGAAGGAGGAGCTGCTGCAGAAGGAGATGGTGATCGAGGGGCTGATAGCCATCCAGAACGGCGAGAACCCCCACTTCATCGAGCAGAAGCTCAGGGCGTACCTGCATGACGGTGGAGAGAAGAAGGGGAAGTAAATGGCTAAGAAAAAGGCCCAGCACGAAAAAGAGCCCAACCACGAGCGCTGGCTGGTATCCTACGCCGACTTCATCACGCTTTTGTTCGCCGTGTTCGTGACGCTCTACGCGATGAGCCAGACCGACAAGAAGAAGGCCGAGGAGGTGCTCGCCTCCATGCGCGAGTCCTTCGGCTACAGCACCACCTCCGCCGGCCAAAAGCCCACCGTCATCGACGCCGGCTCCATGAGCGTCATCCCCTCCATCCACAAGATAACCCAGGCGCCCAAGCGGATGAGCAGCACCAGGACCCGCGGCAGCGAGCAGGACTTCAGGGCCACCAAGGCCTCCATCGAGGCGTACCTGATGAAGGCGGGGGCGCAGAACAAGGTCTCCGTTTCGGTGACCCAGCGCGGCCTGGTGGTGAGTCTGAAGGAAGCGGGGTTCTTCGACAGCGGCAGCGCCACCCTGAAGCAGAGTTCCCTGAACCTCCTGAAGGACGTGGTCACCTCCCTGGCCAGCTTTTCCAACGCGGTCCGGGTGGAGGGACACACCGACAACATTCCCATCAGCACCGCCGCCTTCCCGTCCAACTGGGAGCTCTCCACCTCGCGCGCCACCAACGTGCTGCAGTACCTCACCAAGCAGGAAGACTTCGACCCCGCCCGGATCTCAGCGGCCGGCTACGGCGAGTACCGCCCGGTCGCCGACAACAGCGACGAAGAAGGGCGCGCCCAGAACCGCCGCGTCGACATCGTCCTCCTCTCCGAGCAGAGCGAGCGCAACGAGCCGTAGGCATCAAAGGGGACCGGCTCCGCCAGGTGCCTGTCCCCCTTTTAATGTCAGGTGTCTGGCGCCAGGTGCCTGCCCCCCTCTAATGGCACCCCTCCCTGTCAAAGAAATGACCGCTGCCGCCTCGCCTTAATCAAACCTCTGGTACTTCAGCTGCTTAGCCCCTGCCTCGCTCCGCTGGTACGGTAGTTGCTCACGTGTAGTGGTCGACCCATCACCACAGAGAGGTTTCACCCATGAGAGTATCCATGCCCACCGGCTCCATGCATGGCTGGGGCATCGCCGGCACCTACCTGCAGCGCGAGATCGCCAAACTCCCCCCGGTGCCGGGGGTGACGCTGCACTGCATGTCGCAGAACCTCGCGCCGCTCAACCCGGAGGCCTGGGACAGCATCAACATCGGCTACTGCTTCTTCGAGAACAGCATCGAGGTGCTCAACTTCACCCGCGCCGCGGGGCGCCAGTGGGATTTCATCGTGGCGGGCTCCAAGTGGTGCGAGTACCTGCTCCGCATCGGCGGGGTGAAAAACTGCACCACCATCCTCCAGGGGGTCGACCCTGAACGGTTCTACCCGCTGCCAATGCCGCCCGACGACCGCTTCGTGGTCTTCTCGGGGGGCAAGTTCGAACTGAGGAAAGGCCAGGACATCGTCATCGCCGCCATGAAGGTGATGATGCAGCGCCACCGCGATGTCTACCTCTCCTGCAGCTGGGCCAACCAGTGGCCCTTCTCCCTGCTCACCATGGAGAATTCCCCCTTCATCACCTACCGCCACGACGAGGCGGACTTCCTGAGCGTCCCGGGGCGTTGCGCACTCGAAAACGGGCTCGACCCGGCGCGCACCATCGTGCACCCGCTGGTGAACAACGCGACCATCAGGGAGGTCTTCGCCGGGACCCACCTCGGGCTGTTCCCGAACCGCTGCGAGGGGGGGAACAACATGGTGATGTGCGAGTACATGGCCTGCGGCAGGACCGTCATCGCTTCGGACAGCAGCGGCCACGCCGACGTGATCAACCCCGCCATCGCCTACCCGCTCCAAAGTTACCGCCCCATGGTGGTTGCCAACGGGGGCGTGCAGACCGGGGTGTGGGAGGAGCCGGTACTGGAAGAGGTTATCGAGACGCTGGAGCAGGTCTACCGCAACCGTCACGAGCTCCCCGGGAAAGGGGCGCTGGCCGCGGAGGAGATGCGCCGGCTCACCTGGGACGGCGCGGCGCGCCAGTTCCACTACCTGGCCACCAAGCTCGCCAACCGGGCCGAGCTGGCCCGGATGCAGGGTGCTTAGCGCGATGGCGGCGGATACCGGCACGGCGCACGACTTCGCCCGCGCCCTCGAGCTGCAGCGCGCCGGGCGTCTCCTGGAGGCGGAGCCGATCTACCGCAGGCTGGCCCAGGCCGGCGGCGGGCTCGCCGCGGACGTGCTCATCAACCTCGGCGCGCTCCTGGACGAGACCGGGCGCCACGAGGAGGCGCTTGAGGAGTACCGTAAGGCGCTCTCCCTGAGGCACGGGGATGCCATGGCGCTCAACAACATGGGGGCCTCGCTGTTCAAGCTGGGGCGCTTCGCCGAAGCCGCCGAGCTCTTCCGACGGGCCCTCGAGCAGGTGCCGGACGCCCCGGAACCGGCCATCGCCCTGGGGGGAGCCCTGCAGCGGGCCGGCGACGTCCAGGCGGCCATCGCCTGTTTCCGCGACCTCGTGCGGCGCCGCCCCGACTGCGCCGACGCGCACTGGAACCTGGCCCTGGCCCTGATCATGTCCGGCGAGTTCCGGGAGGGGTGGGCCGAGTACCAGTGGCGCTGGAAACGGGAGGCCTTCACCTCGCCTCGGCGCGGCTTCCACGCCCCCGCCTGGGACGGCGCGCCGCTTGACGGCCGGCGCATCCTGGTGCACGGCGAGCAGGGCTTCGGGGACACCATCCAGTTCGCCCGCTACCTCCCCATGGTGGCCCAGCAGGGGGGCGTCGTGATCGCGGAGTGCCAGTCGGCCGCGCTGGTGCCGCTCATGCGCGGCATCCCCGGGGTGGCCGAGGTCTGCGTCATGGGAGAACCGCTCCCCCCCTTCGACGTCGAGATCCCCCTGATGTCGCTGCCGCACCTGTTCGATACCACCCTGGAAACCGTTCCCTGCCGGGTCCCCTACCTCTCCCCGCCGCCGGGGCGCCTCGCGCTCTGGCACGCCAAGCTCGCCGCGGACCCCGGCTTCAAGGTCGGGCTCGTGTGGGCCGGCAAGGCGGTCCCCGATCCGTTCCGCTCCTGCTCGCTCGCCGCCCTGGCGCCGCTCTTCGGCATCCCGGGGGCGAGCCTCTATTCGCTGCAGGTGGGCGAGGCGGCGGCCGGGCCGGGGGAGGGGGCCGGGCTGATCGACTTTACCCCGGCCATCCGCGATTTCGGCGACACGGCGGCCCTCATCGCCCACCTCGACCTGGTGATCTCCATCGACACCTCGGTGGCGCATCTCGCCGGGGCGCTGGGCAAGCCGGTCTGGCTCATGCTCCCCATGGCGGGCGATTACCGCTGGCTGTGCGGGCGCGACGAT
It encodes the following:
- a CDS encoding glycosyltransferase family 4 protein, whose translation is MRVSMPTGSMHGWGIAGTYLQREIAKLPPVPGVTLHCMSQNLAPLNPEAWDSINIGYCFFENSIEVLNFTRAAGRQWDFIVAGSKWCEYLLRIGGVKNCTTILQGVDPERFYPLPMPPDDRFVVFSGGKFELRKGQDIVIAAMKVMMQRHRDVYLSCSWANQWPFSLLTMENSPFITYRHDEADFLSVPGRCALENGLDPARTIVHPLVNNATIREVFAGTHLGLFPNRCEGGNNMVMCEYMACGRTVIASDSSGHADVINPAIAYPLQSYRPMVVANGGVQTGVWEEPVLEEVIETLEQVYRNRHELPGKGALAAEEMRRLTWDGAARQFHYLATKLANRAELARMQGA
- a CDS encoding flagellar FlbD family protein encodes the protein MIKVTTRDGSEMYLNPDLIELITETPDTHITLSNGNRYLVLEPARVVISRIVNFKAHLFRQASSSVARRYLRKRDAESYHPNCRI
- a CDS encoding flagellar motor protein, whose translation is MDLSTIIGIVLGLFAVFGGAALEGLHMSALIQPTAAMIVLGGTAAATIVSFPLPILMAAVKDLKKVFMPPKEDPEAVIKNIINYAAKARRNGLISLEQEAQTVKDSFTKKGISLVVDGIDPQKLRETMEIELTSFESHGKHSAEVFESAGGFAPTIGIIGAVLGLIHVMSNLSDPSKLGGGIAVAFVATIYGLMTANIFCIPFGTKLKIRLKEELLQKEMVIEGLIAIQNGENPHFIEQKLRAYLHDGGEKKGK
- a CDS encoding OmpA/MotB family protein, whose amino-acid sequence is MAKKKAQHEKEPNHERWLVSYADFITLLFAVFVTLYAMSQTDKKKAEEVLASMRESFGYSTTSAGQKPTVIDAGSMSVIPSIHKITQAPKRMSSTRTRGSEQDFRATKASIEAYLMKAGAQNKVSVSVTQRGLVVSLKEAGFFDSGSATLKQSSLNLLKDVVTSLASFSNAVRVEGHTDNIPISTAAFPSNWELSTSRATNVLQYLTKQEDFDPARISAAGYGEYRPVADNSDEEGRAQNRRVDIVLLSEQSERNEP